TAAATTGCTACCTTCTACATGTCATTCTAAATTATGTTAGCCATACACCAGCAACATGCACTGGTTGGTGGTGaagttaatgttttaatatgatTAACCATGGCACTTGCTTGCTTCTACCTCTTTTGCACCCAGTTAGGCCCAGAGCTGAATGTGAGTTCATATCTCGTGCAGTAACAACAGGCCTCATGACAATCCTTAAAGGTTCTGGCAACATTGCAGTTTTGCAGCTTTCTGCCCATCCATGGTAGGAGAGACACTGATATCCACCACATTATTTCCTGGGGAATCATCATGGACTGACCTGTCCGCAATTTGCTTCTGTGACACAATGCGGTAGATTTCTGTAAGGGACACAACCCACAGTGTTGCTATTTGGTAAAGCTTggcaaataatatattaaagaatCAGATCCACCCCATACTATATCTGGACTACTTTAATAATACTTAAAATATAAGTTGTAAAAATACCTACATATATTTATGGTTTCAAGGTATGTTtaattataacaaaaataattgaaatgaaCACGTTTTCATTCACATTTGATTATCTGTAAGGTTTTATGGAAGACAATAACATATTTATGCTAATCGGTGAAGGGGCCCAATTCAATTATTCATGTAATTTCAAGATTAAAGCATATCAGCAATTCAACTGCCAAGGGAGAACAGTCAATCATTAAACCACACGTACACAGTTAGCACATTAAAGTTTACATCTCCTCAAAATAAACTACTTTAAGTAAAAAATCTGCTTatcaaataataatcaaatagtAATAAAACAATGCAGTGCAATTAACCTTAACTAGTggtaaactaaaaataaaataagacagaGCTTTTATAGACATACTTAAAACCCTAGACATTATGGTTATCCCTATAACACTTTTTCGTAGGGTAACCTCAGAGCtctctttgtgtgtttttgctatgtcaaCGGGTTTGGCCTCTTAATCATATGGTGCTGCCACActtttttttagggggggggggaattagggctttttaaaaacatgttcataaacataagacatttttattaataaaagttaaaagaaaTACCAAACATATTTCTTAACTTGTCCTAATTTATAAACCACTATGTATTACTAcatgattttccttttttattttaggtttttatatttccttttttatgtttaccCTAAACCCATCCAATTATCCACTAGCCCCCACCACACTAActataaagtaaattaaaataccgtttactcgattataagacaaggtttttttcagagcaaacgctcttgacacggttccacacaataggttagtattcaaactgaaagaaattggtctagatgcaaattcttgttcttgggtagaacattggcttagagatagagaacagagagttgttataaatggtaaattttcaagctggtcaaaagtggtaagtggtgtccctcagggttctgttctgggaccaattttattcaacatatttataaatgacctggcagtaggcggtgaaagtcatgtttctgtgtttgcagatgacactaaactaggtaaagtaatacagggcgagcgggatattacagtgctgcagagggatctagatagactgggggaatgggcacacaaatggcagatgaaattcactTCGGGGTACGGAAcccacaagcaacctacaccctaaacggtagtgaattaggggtaacgacaaatgagaaggatttgggaattgttatagacaacaaactaggcaacaatgtgcaatgtcagtcagcagttgctaaggccagtaaggtattgtcctgtataaaaaggggcatcaagtcacgggatacaaatataattttgcctctgtataaatcaatggtaaggccgcaccttgaatatgctgtgcaattttgggcacctattctaaagaaggatatcatagcactagaatgggtgcagaggcgggctacaaaattaattaaaggaatggagcactatagttatgaatctgtttagtttagaaaaacggcgcgtCAGAGGgcatatgatagcattatataaatatattcggggccaatacagaccattgtgtggaaatctgttcataaacaggactatgcataggacacgtggtcacgcgtttagactggaagaaaggagatttagactaaagcagaggaaagggttttttacagtaaggacaataaggatgtggaattctctgcctgcagaggtagttttatcagagtctgtacagacgtttaaacagcaactggatggatacttggaaaaacataatattcagggatataatctttaattatggggaaacagcttattgatccaaggagaaatctgactgccattttggggtcaagaaggattttttttccctggttagtgcaaaattggaaagagcgaaactgggggttttttgccttcttttggatcaacagcaacaaattaacagaaataggaaaggctgaacttgatggacgcatttcttttttcagcctctataactatgtaactatgtaactatgaatcGTGTAGaaatctacacgctgcccggactacgcaccaggaactcagaagctccggtaagtttggaggagggagtgcTAAATGGGGggcaaaaggcatttctggaggcagagtgctctgtgaaatgcgttttaaccctctatacgctacgctgcctcctgaaatgccttatacctccctatatgccactctgccccataatatgccttttaaccccctaaatgccagagtggcatataggggtataaggcaattctggaggcagagtggtacatagggggttaaaaggcatagcatggggcacagtggcatatagggtgtataaggcatttctggggcagagtggcaagccaggggcagatgtgcataactgggggggcaggttgaaaaaaaaaggaaataaaaacaatatttttctcaatcatagcttttattttaaaaaaaattgttcacatagtttacatgaattaacatttacttttaaaacttttttcctataggatcgtcttatattcaggctttttctttttttcataaattaatattcagattttggggggtcgtcttataaatcgagtaaatacagtattttgctGAAGTTgtatactaatttttttttgcttctgtgAAAACCATCAACCAATATGTTTTTGGGGGGATAAATACTTTTGCAGTCAAAATGGATATAGCTACTACAGTGACAATGGACTCTTCTTTCAGTGTCAAGCGGAGGCATGCAGGAGGAGCCTGGATCTGCTTTTGGTGCATGCATGCGGGGTCTCATCAAGCTTGGGGTTCTTATGCAAGCTGGAGCTAGAATGTGGTAGCATGCCTATGCAACAAAAAGTAGGCAATATGTTAAAAccaaggattttttttgcaggggGAGTTGAGTGCAAATTGTACTGTATGTGAAACCAAAGAATGAGTGCTCACACACCTCCATTGAGTTTATGTCACTGGTGCTTTACTGTCCTAACTTTTCCCCTATTGGTTCATTTCCACTATAGCTTCGTTTGAGTGATGAAAGACAAACAATGTTCTGTGGAAAACTTGCCCCTTAcctgttaaaatgtttttgaaagacTCCTCAACATTAGTAGAATCCAAAGCTGAGGTTTCAATGAATGATAGATTGTTCTTTTCTGCAAGCAAGCagcaaaaacattaaacacCTTATAGCATTGATTTATTACTGGTCAGTATACATTTTTAGTATCTCTGTATATAGTAACATGTTTATTTCTCCATAAAATGATGCTGTGTTGCCTTACAATGTCCACATTAACTTTTGCACCCAAGATAGATATTGTTTATTGCTTATCTTTAGATACAAATGTAGATCAATACCTGATCACCTTAAAAAATGTGCGGGGGTAGATCTAGGAAGGAGAAACAGAGCTAGCTACTCATAAAGGCATTGAAATCATCCCCACCTTGAGATCAAATAACTGTCCCAAAGGCCTTTAATCACCTGTAATAACGGAAGCCTCTAGGGCAGATCTGGACAGCCATATTTATGATTTTGGCACTTTAACGCCAAATCAAATAAATCATCAAATAAAGCATTAGATCTCACCAGCAAATCCTCTTGCCTCATCTGTTGGTACAGCTCTGAGGTGTCTCAAGTCGCTCTTGTTTCCAACCAGCATTATGACTATGTTGTTGTCCGCATGATCCCTCAGCTCCTTAAGCCAGCGCTCCACATTCTCGTACGTTAGATGTTTTGCAATATCGTAGATTAGCAGTGCTCCTACAGCTCCTCTGTAATaactataaaaatgaaaatattttaatgaaatagaaCTTATCTGTCAGTAAACACTGGAAGAACTTCCGGGTTTTCCTGTTTTGCCTTTGATTTCAATAGGAATGCATTGCCCTTTAGCTATGAAAATTTTTCTATGAGGCCCAGACAAGTGAATCTAAATAATTAGTGAAACTCCAACTTCACATTtaaaatttagttttaaaaaaagaaaaagctttccATGTGGTTAGCTACAGTGGAACGTTGTAGCGTTTGTTGTCATGAGTCCTATAAAGCAAGGCACATTCAACTAACAATATGATAGGgaagtaataaaatgtttttcaaaatagcgctagcacagaaaaaaaagtggatTACAAATAATCCTTGCAGTTAggaatatagaatttgatggcagatacaAAACATTTGGCTCACCTAGTCATACATGTTTATATTCCTTTaccgtattaacctctaccacttgtaATTCTACCACTTGTAATGGGAGGCTGTcacatttatctaccactctctcagacTGACTTGTCACTTTTTGCTGTAATTATTtcacaattaatattttttctatatacatatatcacatatGTCAGTTACAACTCACACGCATATGGAAACagtttaaacataaatatgtgTTGGGTTTTAAATACCAGTATATGTAAaggtatgcatatatatttgcCTTGTGTCAATTGCAGTTTGTATCAGATccggatatattttttttaatgctggaaTAGCTTAATTAAACCTAATTGTTTAATAGCTTTGATTTCAGTTGGCTTCACATGAGCTTGATTTGATATGCCTAGACAACTGATGGTTTTAAATTCAAGATATATCCCACTTACAGGAGATTTAGTGTTACAGTTGCTtaagtcttatatatatataaatatagaccCACTTCTTGTAGGAGCTCTCTTAAatttggctcttcataatgcatagtgaagtcaggGAGTTCAGTTGTTTATCTCTCCAGCAAAGGCTTaaattagtgaatataccctaATGTGTATAAATCTGACAGTCACAGAATGATACACAGTATATGCCCATAATTTATGATCTCTTTCACTTGGTTTATACAAtctaataacaaaaacaaatgttaaaaattattataaatattctaCAGCTTAATAGATTTGCTTTGCTTTGCTTTAAAACTTACGCAGAGGTGATGGCTCGGTAACGCTCCTGACCAGCTGTGTCCCATATTTGAGCCTTTATAGTTTTTCCATCAACCTGGATGCTCCGAGTGGCAAATTCCACCCCGATGGTGCTTTTACTCTCCAGGTTGAATTCATTTCGAGTAAAACGAGATAGCAAGTTACTCTTCCCCACTCCAGAATCACCAATCAACACCACTGCAAGAAAGGAGAAATTAGCGTTATAACATGGAAATTACAATTGCATATAAACATTTTGAATACCTTTTAgcagattatgtttttttattatattgtgtcACTTGGTATGacacagtcatgtgaaaaagaaagtacaccctctttgaattgtTGGTTCAGCAAATATTCTcatttcctgtgaatagtgtacccatgtaaacttaaaatttagaatgagaaatttagtaaaaactagcgaaaattagaaaaaacacctaatttttttgaaaaaaattccctctgaatcctcacaaaattaggtaaagtgatggaaaatcccctccaagtttatcaattcaggtgtcctgatttcagaaaaatcgaatttatatagattttccatactttcccagcacttatagggaacatactataaggtatacatttttttttttttttagaacttttatgcttatggcttaacgggtttgggggttgtgaacgggggcaggagggttatactgggttgatgttatgctagggcaatgggatgtaaggttttttattttttttattattatcttttttatatatttttttttaatatttttttttttatatatatatatatatttttttttaaaatggttagaggtcttagggacctcctgaacatgttattaatgccagtgatgtcacaatgacatcacttagctcactttattattttttttattattatttatattattattttaaccccttcaatcccctatggacgttccgggacgtccaaaaaacgcctcttaagaaacccctatggacgtaccggtatgtccagcccttcttgcagcttcagggacacatccctgccgctgcacgggagatcaggctaaCAGCAGAAGCcaccatttttgtgtaaaaaaatatataaaaaatacaaaaaaataataataaaaaaaataaaaaatatacaaaaaagataataatcataaaaaatttaaaaaacattacatcccattgccctagcataacatctagccagtataaccccctcctgccccgttcacaacccccaaacccgttaagccataggcataaaaattatacaaaaaatgtacaccttatagtatgctccctggtgctgggaaagtatggaaaatctatataaattaggtatttctgaaattaggacacctgaattgataaacttggaggggattttccatcactttatctaattttgtgaggattcagagggaaattttaaaaaatattatgtttttttttctaattgtcaCTAGTTTTTAccaaatttctcattctaaattttcagctaatcatccaactatggtatcaaaaaaaagctctatctctccttgaaaaaacaatatatagtcacaggaaaggagaataatcgctaaaccgacataccgcaaaaatggcaaaattgctctgggacttgaggtaccaaaaacccctgagattgaaggggttaatgattttattgttattttttttttaaatgaacaaccattttttttctccctgtttcaggacgggaggggggtgagagacatggtttctcactcccctccccgcgatccccctgcaccgatcacactgtgatctctatgcaggtcctcacagacatGCACAGAGATCGCAGCATCAGAGATCGCATTTTAAACTGCCCCATCtcgctttcatgccggaagctgttacatcagatcagacagcagaaagccggcaatgatggcttctgctgtcaggggggagtccaggctgatCTCCCGctacaagaagggctggacataccggtacatccatgggggattcttgggatgcattttttggacgtaccggtatgtccataggggattgaagagGTTAAGGCCccccacagcatttcaatcgggttgaggtctggacttggTTCATTTTTAGCCATTCTGCTGTAGATTTGCTTGTGTGCTTGGAATCactgtcctgttgcatgacccaatttggGCCAAGCTTTAACTGTCAAACAGATGGCTTCACAGagtagaatactttggtatacagaggggTTCATGGTCGAActtaatgactgcaaggtttccAGGCCATGTGGCTGCAAAAAAAAGCCatcgtgcttgacagttggtatgaggtgtttgtgctgatatgcagtgtttggtttttgccaaatgtggttctgtgcattatggccaaacatctccactttggtctcatctgtccaaaggacattgttccagaagtcttgtggtttgttcagatgcaactttgcaaacctaagccgcgCTGCCATATTCTTTTTAGGAGAGGAGAGGCTTTTTCctattgtactgtcatgaaaattaacatgctaactgaagCCTGtagactcttgtgttttttgcaatttctctgaggaCGGCAAATTCttaccttggggtgaatttgctgggacatccactcctgggaaTAGGCCTTAGcattatgttaacacacacctgaatgctccagaccagcaaactgctaaaacgttGGCTTTAATAGAGTGTACTTCACTTTTCATGATTGATCAAGGGCATTTTAATTAGCAGCAACTGTCTACTTAGCATCTTacttcctatggaagcagtaagggtatacttagtttttcacacatggcttctccattttggcttaatttttgttgaataaatcatgacacaatgtaatatgtcatatgttgttgttcatctgaagttttatttacctaatttgtaAACCTGCTATGGAacatatgattgttattatgtcctgatatgtaaaaccatagaattcaaggagggtgtactttctttttcagacAACTGTATATCTGGGTCCTTTTCCACATTTTATTGTACTATTGAAGTAACAGTTTCCATCAGAACAGATTCAGTTGAagcttgttttatataaaacgtAATAGTTTGTTTTATATGAAACTGGGACAGTTAACAAGTACCCAGGTTACCATTCTTTGAACCCCTGGTGTCACGccaacttgtgtagtgcatacatggacttgctacccggtagagatggtatgaccaatttcagtatgagaggggttaatttgattgtataggcatgtggtgccaaaaggtcttttaaCATGAATTTGCCCTTctgaagctgggactccaaccagggccctctgcaaggtgtgTAATGTTACCAAGAAGGTGCCGCTATGTCTAGGTCCAATGTAAACGGAGTGATTAAtccaccatatgcctgtatctcCTCATAGATAGTGGATtcttttgatatgctaagtgaccactagcagtcaggaaaaccatttcttccagggtcatatccaacacatacaTCAATAATAACCCATAGAATCATAATCATACCTCCTTTTGTGCATTTCTAGAATGGGGAAAgcacaccctacaaaaagaatacaaatatggCTAGTAAAACGTAAGCTGTTTGGAAGAAATTGTGAAGTCCATGGTATTCGCtcataagtagcaagtgtgacatatctatggactttaTCATTTACAAGAAATTCATAAAACGCGAGAATTAttgctgtggcgagcacaggagggagaataaaatgaaaaatgagtaATTCACTacaagtgagtagttaggttttctgtaatttcttctttttatttgtatcttttgtttgtaataaatattcctttattaagttctgcctttgtctggtagaCTCGCGTTACCTGATTAGAtcattttattggtaattttaaatcacatcATTATTGTTTGGGGGACCAAGGCACCCCActtataaattgtcttggtggtggcagcgttatgttattagttatatcattatagttagttgtgggtggtattaagggtggatatttttattactatttccggtctagggcagactgtcactaacggtggttcaggctgtggatcc
The DNA window shown above is from Spea bombifrons isolate aSpeBom1 chromosome 1, aSpeBom1.2.pri, whole genome shotgun sequence and carries:
- the LOC128491511 gene encoding ras-related protein Rab-11B-like; amino-acid sequence: MGTRDDEYDYLFKVVLIGDSGVGKSNLLSRFTRNEFNLESKSTIGVEFATRSIQVDGKTIKAQIWDTAGQERYRAITSAYYRGAVGALLIYDIAKHLTYENVERWLKELRDHADNNIVIMLVGNKSDLRHLRAVPTDEARGFAEKNNLSFIETSALDSTNVEESFKNILTEIYRIVSQKQIADRSVHDDSPGNNVVDISVSPTMDGQKAAKLQCCQNL